Part of the Wolbachia endosymbiont of Ctenocephalides felis wCfeJ genome, AAAGGCTTTTTTAAGATATTAGGTGAAGTGGCAGATACTGTCAGATCATGGATTGGTAATATTAGCCCAGATTTAAGTAATAGTCGCGATGTTGACAGTTTAGTTTCAAAGATGAATGAGTGCTTAAACCCAAAGGGAGGGGAGGTCTCAGCACGTAAGAATACCGTATCTCTTGGTAATCTGTACTTAAGTTTATCAGAGAAAGGTAAAATAAAGTTTCTGCAAACCCTGGTAGAAAAATTTAACCCGAATAAAGCGGAAATAGACGAGAAAATAAAAGAGTATAGGGGAAATCGGAATCCTGAGTTGAACTATAAATTCGAACAGGACCTGGTAAAGATTCTTGAATCACCACGTTCTAAAATATTGAAGCAATTTATTTCTTTACCAGAAGGCCTCAAGTTTATTGTTGATATGCGTTCTGATGTGCTAAAGTTAAGGAATCAACATAAAGAGCTAAGTCGACTAGAAAGTGAATTAAAAAACATACTTCTTCCTTGGGTTGATGTTGACCTACTAGATCTTCATCAAATCACCTGGGATTCACCGGCATCATTATTGGAAAAACTTATAAAATATGAAGCTGTTCATAAAATTTCTTCGTGGGGTGATTTAAAAAATAGACTAGATTCTGATCGTCTTTGTTTTGCTTTTTTTCATTACAAAATACCAAATGAACCTCTAATTTTTGTAGAGGTTGCACTAGCAAACAAGATTGAAAATAGCATTCAACACCTTTTAGACGAATCAGTGCCTGTAAATGATCCAAGCAGTGCAAGCACTGCCATATTTTATTCCATATCAAATACCCAAGCAGGGCTATCCGGAATTAGCTTGGGTAATTTTTTAATCAAAAGAGTTGTGGAAAAGCTGTCGCAGGAGTTTAAAAGTATAAAAACATATGCAACGCTTTCTCCGATACCTGGCTTCACGAAATGGCTAAAAGAAAATTTAAACCAAGATATTACTTTGTTCAATAAGCTAGACATAAAACAATCTAGTGCAGAAATTTTAGAAAATATAGATCAGTTAAAAACTAATATTAAATGCGAAAGTGAAGTTAAACAATGTCTGCTGAAGCTCTGTACATATTACTTGTTAAAGGTCAAAAATAATAGTGGTAGTGCCTATGATCCGGTAGCACATTTTCATTTAAGCAATGGCGCATCAATAAAACAATTAAACTGGATGGCAGACACTTCTGAAAAGGGCATTAGTCAATCAGCTGGAATGATGGTAAATTATCTATATGAGTTGCCTAAAATAGATAATAATCATGAGAACTATATGGTTAGTAAAGCAATTTCCTGCGCAAAGCAAGTGTTATCGATGTTAAAGGAATAATTGCCCTCATGATACTTAAAATGTAAAATAGCTTTACTAAAGTAAAATAACTATCAATGGATAATATAAGGAATTTTGCAATAATAGCACATATAGATCATGGTAAGTCAACTCTCGCTGACCGTTTAATAGAGGAATGTAATGGCCTTGAGGTAAGAGAAATGACCAACCAAGTACTCGATTCAATGGATATAGAACGTGAACGTGGAATCACGATCAAAGCACAAACAGTAAGGCTGAGCTACACTGCAAATGATGGTAATCGGTATTGCATCAATCTCATGGACACTCCAGGTCATGTTGACTTTTCGTACGAAGTTAGTCGAAGCTTAGCCGCATGTGAGGGCTCACTGTTAGTGGTAGACAGCAGTCAAGGTGTTGAGGCTCAGACTCTTGCAAATGTATACAAGGCAATTGACAATAATCATGAAATAATAGTCGTACTTAACAAAGTCGATCTCCCTGCTGCAGACCCAGAAAGAGTAAAACTTCAAATTGAAGAAGTAATTGGCATTGATGCCGACGAGTCAATTTTAATATCAGCAAAAACTGGTCTTGGCATAAAGGATGTACTCGAAGCAATAGTTACAAAACTTCCAGCTCCACAAGGTGATGTAAATGCTCCGCTGCAAGCAATTTTAGTTGATAGTTGGTATGATACTTATCTAGGAGTAGTAATTTTAGTACGAATTAAAAATGGAGTGCTAAAAAAAGGCATGAGAATTGTTATGATGTCTAATAATGCTACATATCAGGTGGATAATATTGGTATTTTTACTCCTAAAAAAGTAATGACAGGTGAACTCTCAGCAGGTGAAGTAGGCTTTATAACCGCTTCAATGAAAGAAGTGGCAGACTGCAAAGTGGGAGACACTATTACTGAAGAGAAAAGACCTTGCAGCGTAGCATTTCCAGGCTTTAAAGAAGTGCATCCTGTGGTATTTTGTAGTATCTTCCCCAATAAAACAGATGACTTTAAATATCTCAGAGAAGCGCTAGAGAAATTACATTTAAACGATGCAAGTTTTACCTTTGAAGCTGAAACGTCAAATGCACTCGGCTATGGATTTCGTTGTGGTTTTCTAGGAATGTTACACCTTGAAGTTATTCAAGAAAGGCTCGAAAGAGAATTTGACTTGGACCTAACTGCAACCGCACCCAGTGTCATATATAAAGTTACTACACAAAACGGCGAAACCCTAAATATTCACAACCCAAGTGATATGCCAGATCCAACAAAAATTGAGATGGTGGAAGAGCCATGGATCACTGCAATTATAATGGTGCCTGACCAATATTTAGGAGAAATTCTATCTTTATGCGAAGAAAGGCGGGGAGAGCAGAAAGATTTATCCTATAT contains:
- a CDS encoding malonyl-CoA decarboxylase, which codes for MMKESLVKIDAVKVEDKKTVKGFFKILGEVADTVRSWIGNISPDLSNSRDVDSLVSKMNECLNPKGGEVSARKNTVSLGNLYLSLSEKGKIKFLQTLVEKFNPNKAEIDEKIKEYRGNRNPELNYKFEQDLVKILESPRSKILKQFISLPEGLKFIVDMRSDVLKLRNQHKELSRLESELKNILLPWVDVDLLDLHQITWDSPASLLEKLIKYEAVHKISSWGDLKNRLDSDRLCFAFFHYKIPNEPLIFVEVALANKIENSIQHLLDESVPVNDPSSASTAIFYSISNTQAGLSGISLGNFLIKRVVEKLSQEFKSIKTYATLSPIPGFTKWLKENLNQDITLFNKLDIKQSSAEILENIDQLKTNIKCESEVKQCLLKLCTYYLLKVKNNSGSAYDPVAHFHLSNGASIKQLNWMADTSEKGISQSAGMMVNYLYELPKIDNNHENYMVSKAISCAKQVLSMLKE
- the lepA gene encoding translation elongation factor 4, with amino-acid sequence MDNIRNFAIIAHIDHGKSTLADRLIEECNGLEVREMTNQVLDSMDIERERGITIKAQTVRLSYTANDGNRYCINLMDTPGHVDFSYEVSRSLAACEGSLLVVDSSQGVEAQTLANVYKAIDNNHEIIVVLNKVDLPAADPERVKLQIEEVIGIDADESILISAKTGLGIKDVLEAIVTKLPAPQGDVNAPLQAILVDSWYDTYLGVVILVRIKNGVLKKGMRIVMMSNNATYQVDNIGIFTPKKVMTGELSAGEVGFITASMKEVADCKVGDTITEEKRPCSVAFPGFKEVHPVVFCSIFPNKTDDFKYLREALEKLHLNDASFTFEAETSNALGYGFRCGFLGMLHLEVIQERLEREFDLDLTATAPSVIYKVTTQNGETLNIHNPSDMPDPTKIEMVEEPWITAIIMVPDQYLGEILSLCEERRGEQKDLSYIGNTTTALLKYKLPLSEVVFDFYDRLKSISKGYASLDWEISDYQASQIDKLSFLINGEPVDALACIVHKNRAEKRGREICSRLKDLIPRQQYKIAIQAAVGSKIIARETINPYRKDVTAKLYGGDVTRRMKLLEKQKKGKKRLHSIGNVNIPHNAFIQALKIND